TTCGGGGCTCCGTCCGGAAAGCGCAAGCGCGCCGGTCCGGACGGAACAGGGGGTCAGGCCGCGTCGACCAGCACGATCTCGGCATCCTCGGTCGCGGTGACCCGGATCACCCGCTCATCGACGATCGCCGCGCCGTCGCGTGCGTCCAGCGCCACACCATTGACATCGATCCTGCCGGTCGCGGGCACGAGATAGGCGTGATGGCCGGCGCCCAACGCATATTCCGCGGTTTCCCCCGCCTTGATCGTCGCACCGACGACCCGGGCATCGGTGCGGATCGGCAGCGCGTCGCCATCGTCCGCGAAACCGCTGGCGAGCGTCACGAATTTGCCCGAACGCTCGCCTTTCGGGAACGGCTTGGCGCCCCAGGACGGCGCGGCGCCACGGGTCTTCGGTTCGATCCATATCTGGAAGATCGTGGTCGCATCCGTCTCGCGATTATACTCCGAATGACGCACGCCCGAACCCGCACTCATTACCTGCACGTCACCGGCTTCGGTGCGACCCATGTTGCCCAGGCTGTCCTGATGCGTGATCGCGCCGGTGCGAACGTAGGTGACGATCTCCATGTCGGCATGCGGGTGCGGCGGAAAGCCGGTTCCCGCCGCGATCGTGTCGTCGTTCCACACGCGAATCGGGCCCCAACCCATCCGTTTGGGATCGTAATAGCTCGCGAACGAAAAATGGTGCTTGGCATCCAACCAACCGTGGTCGGCACCGCCCAGGGTGGCGAAAGGACGACGTTCGATCATGCTCTATCTCCGTATCGATCTGCTGAACCCAAGATGAAGACGTTGCCGACTTGACGAAAGAGCAATGATGGCATTTCATCATTTCCGATAATGACACGACGTCTACCCGATCTCGAAGCCTGGGCGATCTTTTCCAGGGTCGCCGAACGCGGCTCGTTCGCAGGCGCGGCGCAGGCGCTCGGCCTGTCCAATCCAACCGTGTCCAAGGCGATCGCCCGGCTGGAGGCGCGGCTGGGCGTGGCGCTGCTGTCGCGCACGTCGCGTCGTCTATCCCTGACCGAGGCTGGCCGCACGGCATTGGAGCGCGCCAGTCGCATTCTCGAGGACGGCGAGGCACTGGAGGAAGAAGCCGCCGAGCAATCCGATGTCCCACGCGGTCGCGTGCGCATCAGCGCACCGCTGTCCTTCGGAACGGCCTATGTCGGCGCCACCCTGCCGGCGTTCCTTCGCCAATATCCGGATGTGACGCTCGATTTTGCCTTGAGCGACCGGCGCGTCGACCTGATCGCCGACGGGTTCGACATCGCGCTGCGGATCGCCGCGCTCGAAGACAGTTCGTTGCTCGCACGGCGGCTTTGCACCGTGCGCATCTTGCTGGTCGGATCGCCGGCCTATCTGGACCGTCATGGGCGACCGACGCACCCGGCGCAGCTAAACGATCATCATGCGCTCGGCTATACCGGCGGTACCGGTCGAGGGGTCTGGCGCTTTCATCATCCGCGGTTCGGGGAAGAGACGGTCGAGCCACCAATCCGTATGTGGACCGACAATGCCGATCTGCTCAATCCCGCGCTGCTGGCGGGTGAGGGACTGGCGCTCCAGCCCGAATTCCTCGTCTGGCGCGAGATCCAGCGCGGCGAGCTGGAGGTCGCCATGTCGGAATGGAGCGTGCCCGCGCTGGGCCTTCACCTGCTCACCCCGCCGAGCGCGTTGCGCCCGCTGCGCGTGCAGGTGCTGATCGATCATCTGTCCAAGGCGCTGGCCAAAGCGCCTTGGGCGACATCGACCTCCTAGATCCGGTGATAGTCGCGATACCAGTCGACGAAGCACGGTACGCCGACGTCGATGGCGGTGGTTGGGTGATAGCCGAGTTCGACCTCGATTGCGGTGATGTCCGCCGCGGTACGGACGACATCGCCGGGCTGAATCGGTAAATTGTGGCGGATCGCCGGCCTGCCGGTCGCCTGTTCCAATAATGCGATGACGCGTCCCAGCGGTTCGGATTTGTTGTTGCCGATGTTGTAGAGCCGATGCGGCGCGATGCTGCCCCCCGCCTTTGCCTGCCCGTCGTCCGGCGGCGGGTTGTCCAGCGCGGCGATCACCCCGGCCACGATGTCGTCGATGAAGGTGAAGTCGCGTTCCATGCGGCCATCGTTGAACACCGGTATGGGCCGCCCTTCGAACATCGCCTTGGTGAAGATCCACATCATCATGTCGGGCCGCCCCCACGGACCGTAGACGGTGAAGAAGCGCAGGCCGGTGAGCGGCAATCGATAGAGATGCGCATAGCTTTCGCTCATCACCTCGTTGGCGCGCTTCGTCGCGGCATAGAGCGACACCGGGCGATCGACGCGATCCTCGACGCGAAACGGTACCGAGGTGTTGCCGCCATAGACCGAGGAGGAGGATGCGTAGACGCAATGCGCCACCGCCCTGGCCCTCGCCACCTCCAGCAGGTTGAGATGACCGACCAGGTTCGATTGGCCATAGGCTTCCGGATGGTCGATCGAATAGCGGACGCCCGGCTGCGCACCGAGATGCACGATCCTGTCGACGTCGTAAGGCGCGAGCGCCACCCGCAAGGCAGCGGCATCGGCGAAGTCGACGCGCATGAAGACGAAGCGCCCGCCATGCCGCTTCGTAAGACGGGCCAGCCGCGCGTGCTTAAGGGCAGGATCGTAATAGTCGTTGATCGCATCGATCCCGATCACCGTATCGCCGCGCGTGAGCAGCGCATCGGCGACACTCATGCCGATGAACCCTGCCACGCCGGTCACCAAAATCGTCGCCATCGCCGCCCTGTCCAGTCCTGCTTGCATGAACGCCCTACCGGCAAAGCCTTAAGGGATGGAACACAGGACGGCACGCTCGACGGTCTTCTGCAACGTCGATCGGGCAGTATGGCGGACGATCGGCGGAACGGCGGAACGGCTCTTGCCGTTCACCCGTCGCGCCGCCTATCCGGGTGGCATTGGTCCGACGGGAGGCATGGCGATGCGTGGTGTGACGGTAGGCGTACTGGGACTGAGCGCGATGCTGGCAGCATGTGGATCGCCCCCCGCGGCGGAGCAAGCCACCGTCAACACCAGCGCCGCGCCGGCCGAAAAGGGGTATATCGCCAAGGTTCTCGCCTTGCCGCCGCGCCAGTTGAACGGCGTGCTGTACCGCGCGATCGACGATGCCAAGCGCCCCTGCCAGGGCATCGCCGAAGCGGTGCGACAGGGTGACCGCAACGGCAAGCCGGTCTGGGCGGTGCGCTGCGTCGACAACAGCGCCTGGCTGATCGCCCTCGGCGACGATGGCATGGCCGATGTCACCGGCATTCCCGGAACGCCTGGCAACTGACCCCGGGCCTCCCGATAGTCGAGGGCAACCCGGCGGACGGTCCAAAGCTGATCTCGTCACATACATAGTCGCAGGGTGTGTCGACATTCAGCCCGCTACCTCCCCAGCGGAGGCCGGGACCCAATTGGGGCAGGCTGGTGATGAGGCGCATGCCAGCGTCACAGCGTCTTTCCCAACCGGGCCCAGCCCTTCGCCGGGGCAGCCAGCTGGTCCAAATGCCGTCGCGCTGCTGAATATCGATCCGATCCCGTCAGCGGATATTGCGCACGACGGTTGCGGACGGCCTGCCTATAATTCCGGTTCCCCGGTCCATCCCCGACACGGGTCGGGGATGGACCGGGTTATAGATCAGCCGGCCTTGGCGACCCACGCCGCCACCGCGGGGCGCAGGCGGTCCGCCGCAGCCTTGCGAACGGCGATGCCGGAGATCACGCGCCGTGCCGGACCGCGGGAGGTTTCCGGCAAGGTTTGGGCAAACGCCTCGATCTTCTTGGGCATCGCCGGATCGTCGGAGCCTGCACCCAGGCCGACGACGAACCCCGACCGGCTGCTTTCTTCGATAAAGCCTTCGACCAGCGGACGATTGGCGACGGCCCAGTCGAACGCCATGTCGGGATGGCCGCCCGATACCGCGCGCAGCAACGCCGCCTTTTGCGGGGCAGTGAACGTGTCGGTCTTCAGCAGCGCAAGCGCGCGCATGGCGATGGCATCGTCGTGCGCCGCGCCGAGCAGCGAAACGAAGCGGTTCTTGGCGACCGGGTTGGTTTCCGCCCTGGTCAGCGCAAGCAACTGCTCCCAGTCCGCCGCGGTCGCATTGGCCGCGAAGGTG
The sequence above is a segment of the Sphingomonas insulae genome. Coding sequences within it:
- a CDS encoding LysR family transcriptional regulator — translated: MTRRLPDLEAWAIFSRVAERGSFAGAAQALGLSNPTVSKAIARLEARLGVALLSRTSRRLSLTEAGRTALERASRILEDGEALEEEAAEQSDVPRGRVRISAPLSFGTAYVGATLPAFLRQYPDVTLDFALSDRRVDLIADGFDIALRIAALEDSSLLARRLCTVRILLVGSPAYLDRHGRPTHPAQLNDHHALGYTGGTGRGVWRFHHPRFGEETVEPPIRMWTDNADLLNPALLAGEGLALQPEFLVWREIQRGELEVAMSEWSVPALGLHLLTPPSALRPLRVQVLIDHLSKALAKAPWATSTS
- a CDS encoding pirin family protein; this translates as MIERRPFATLGGADHGWLDAKHHFSFASYYDPKRMGWGPIRVWNDDTIAAGTGFPPHPHADMEIVTYVRTGAITHQDSLGNMGRTEAGDVQVMSAGSGVRHSEYNRETDATTIFQIWIEPKTRGAAPSWGAKPFPKGERSGKFVTLASGFADDGDALPIRTDARVVGATIKAGETAEYALGAGHHAYLVPATGRIDVNGVALDARDGAAIVDERVIRVTATEDAEIVLVDAA
- a CDS encoding NAD-dependent epimerase/dehydratase family protein, which translates into the protein MATILVTGVAGFIGMSVADALLTRGDTVIGIDAINDYYDPALKHARLARLTKRHGGRFVFMRVDFADAAALRVALAPYDVDRIVHLGAQPGVRYSIDHPEAYGQSNLVGHLNLLEVARARAVAHCVYASSSSVYGGNTSVPFRVEDRVDRPVSLYAATKRANEVMSESYAHLYRLPLTGLRFFTVYGPWGRPDMMMWIFTKAMFEGRPIPVFNDGRMERDFTFIDDIVAGVIAALDNPPPDDGQAKAGGSIAPHRLYNIGNNKSEPLGRVIALLEQATGRPAIRHNLPIQPGDVVRTAADITAIEVELGYHPTTAIDVGVPCFVDWYRDYHRI